TCATAAAAGGAGAATTTTTTAGCTAATTAAAAagataatattatttatttttagctatttttctgtcaaactttGCAGCTAAGTAGGAAAttgaaaaggattttttttttaataaactaaagcgataatattcaatattttttttacattttgctgtcAAACTTTACGGATAAGTAAGGATTtacaaaaagagagaacatATTATTAGCTGATTAAAGAgataacattaaatattttcagctaagaagatatttaaaattgatattttcttttagctcagtgaagaaataatataaaatatttttagacattttgcaTTCAAACTTTGAGgtatttaaaaaaggagaatATTATACTGTAAATGAAACAAGAGCAGCAGTGCTATCACTAtagcaacaaaaatgaaatgaaaatgagaaatacTAAACTGTGTTTTCAACTAAATGTAAGTATATTAAtctattctgatttattttattcagtgcaTTAGTCTCAGAAATGAGGCATTACTTTCTACTCAAACAATTCACACAGGAAGTTGAGAAATGCAGCAGCTTCTTAAAGCAACAGTAACCTTCCAGGTTTTCCATCgcaaaccaaaacaaatctctAAGCAAACAGTCAGAACATCGCCGTAGCGACCAACAACCCGCCTCCATGTCTCTCTGCACACTTAACTTTGACATCTGCGCCTAAAAGACATCAAACGCACAATCCATGTGACCGTCCTCTGCAGCCAGCTGGCCTTCATCGGTCCAGGAGCTGAGGCGCCGTCCGCTAACCCATAACGCTACAGTCGTCGCCGCTGGAcaccagcaacagcagcatGAAGGAGACCCACTGAAGCGACCTGGCTGCGGGATTAGTCTGGGATTTCTGACTAAGTCTTAAGGATCAGATGTTTCAGTCATCACGTGAGTAAAGTACTGTTGATTACTGGCTGCTGTCTGGTGAAATATGTGACAATAATAACAAGTAtgatgcagaaaacaaaagatatgATAGATTCATGTCTTAGCATCAACTTCTCAACTAGTTCTTGTAATAAAATCATTAGAAAAAGGGTTTTGTTAGCTTATAATTGATTTCAAatcaatttattaaaaagaaacatattgaTTTTGTTGTATTGCATGTTATaccagtttttattctttatttttgaatctATGTATTAATTCtttcaaacaaacatcacatCTCTTAGCTGCAAATTTTTTATGATTAGCGTTTTACAGCTCATGAATTGtttagttgggttttttgttgcgctgcaaacaatttttttcctaatgtttattaattttgtaaaaaacttTTATGCTGCCCTTATTGTGTACgcatacataaataaatggttATATGTTGTTGAATTATCAGCATACACACAagttgatcaaaatgtttttttacacatttctgactttgatctcgaatgtaaataaataggaaaacatAAACGCTTACACATCATTTGCCCcaatttattatatatttttactttgtgattttttttttttttttggccatttgTTTTAGACTGATAAAGACGTGTGGACAGATTGGcgataagcaaataaaaagtttaatcaTAATATCTTGCTGCATTTATTACTATTTAAATTACAATAAGAAGAAGATAAAAGATTATTACCTCtaaacaaacaagacaaatcTGGTTTTCAATCATATCTGGATTAAACAGCTAAATTTACCAGCAAGTTTTTTAAGTCTGCAAACTTCATCAGCTACAGTTTATAGTTATTATCACAGGATAACTTATTCctataattatatttataataattatcCATCTCTACTTCTGCATACTGCataaaaagcttaatttttagGATTGTTTGCATTTGTTCTACACCAAAAATaagatgtaaatgtaaaaactccATTATTATCATAAGTTTGAGTGATCCTGAAGCGTGAGgtgatattaaaataaagcaaatatggTTTTCCCCTTATGAATGATAGATCattcataaaattaaatgatctatcatttaattttatgtaataaaatatctATAAAGAGCATTAGAAATGGTTTAGACTGCAGGAATCTTCCGCTACATGACGCAATCTGTGAATGCGCTGCACTGATTGGACCTCCAGCTCTGTTATTTATCATTCTggtctttttaaaagaaaagggaaagacTTCAACTCACCTGGCAGGTTCCTGCCAACGTTTCAGCCAGCTGCAACAGTTCGCCATCAAACTAAACATGTCAGTCCGCCTCCAGATCGCAGCAGCTGGTTAGGTGGTCATCGATCCAAGGGGGGCTATCTAGCTATCCAGATGAACGATCCTGTCAGTCACGAGTTGCTACATCATTGCGAGCTAACTCATCATGCCAGCAGCGTTAGCAGCCCTCTACTTACTCGACatgagtgaaaataataaaacagctttaataAATGACACAGACTCGATTGAAAACGATTCCCAGGACTACAAAAATCCCGTTATCCAAGGCTACCTAGAGCTAACGCAGCTAGCAGTAACGGTAGGCTAATTTTTCTGGAACTCAACGGACGAGGGAGTCTTAAAATCCTGCGACGAGAAGCCGAGCTCCGTCGATAAGTTGCTGGAAAAGTGTATAGAAACAGCCACTATTTCACCGAAGAAACATCGTCCACTTAGCTCGTAGCGGCTCTTTGTTTACGCCGTCGATTCTGCTGCTAGGCTGCGGACGTGATGACGTCATCTTCCGAGAGCGTGCGACGGACGCTGATGCCAAATGATTCCTTTATTACTTCAGTTGCCTACAATTTTCCCggtaatattttttaaatattaaatattgcattcaaattacattttgattttaatttacaatttaaaaaataggaaattatagcttattatatatttttaatgtattttatttaattactatatcacttttatttcatgttatgttttatttttgtgttttatgtcgGATTTTCTAGTAGTAGTTAGCTCTCCATTTCTAATCTTTTGCTTAGGATAAGATTTGCTCAggtaaaacaaattataataatttcaaagataaaaaaaatactctcaaataataatttggtttgttaaggaggaaaaataaataaataaacattaaataatgtttttaaaaactgtttcctgTAATTTCCTTGATACTATTTTGTCGTTTTACTATCAATGGAGGAATAGCGAGGCAGTTTAGATACAGAGGAAAAGAAGGTGGAAAGCTGGAAAAAATATCAGGGAAATTAAGTTTTAAAGTGATGTGAAATCAGAAGTGGCAGTTTGTACGCTTTACTTTTCTGCTTATATGCTCTATCAGctccaaatattaaattttcATATTATCCACTTTGCCGAAGTGAACTCTTAGTGGCTAAAAGAGATAAAGATGCagtttagctttaaaaaatgattcatttctctttattgcATCACTAGAGCTGGTGAAGATCTCTCATAATGCAGAAGCTGAAAGTTTATTAGATCTCAGTGGATTTGCAGGCTGAGTCAGCAGGCCGCGTTCCTGGCAGATTTACTATCAGCCATCTTgaattggaaaataaaacacgCAAATGTACTTTAGTCTCTTGGATCAGCTCATTTCAACAATGAACTCTGAGAGGagcacatttaaatgaaaaagctgTTGTTTGGGGGGTTCATCCATCTTCGGCACCAGGCGTGGCCTTTATTTGTCCTTCAGGAGTTAGAGAAAGgacaataatgaataaatgtgacTCCAGATCTGGAAGAACTCCTGATTTAAAACCTCTGCCATAATTCTGCTGTAAGCGTATTAAAGCTGCCATATCTCAGTGCTGCTAAGTGGATTTTAATGGAGCCAGCTGTGTAAATTGCagaaggctaactgctttgtttccgtgtttttatttacaagccTCCATCTGGGAACGTCTGGTATTCATATGTGTTGGGGAAATGTGTGGCCTATTAAAGAAATTACGTTATTTGTCTTTTCACTGtagcaaatgatttttttcccatcatATTGTGACTATTTTCTACATCAGAAATCAATAATGAAGATTTCTAATTTATCAGAAGCAAagaatatttacagatttttttttctgttttgattgtttggtaaaatttaaacattttttccgTGTTATATGAACTGAAATCACAAATGTCCAAATAATATTTAGTAAAACTGATTTTCAGTTAGTCCTCGGTTTTGAACCTGATTAAAATGAGTGTGAATGCATTTTTGAGCAgatgaaaatagaaatatgaggatatatatgcatatttttcaaGATTAAGATCAAGATTTATTTTAGTCGCTTAAACCATtgattgtaaaaataaaactttaaattcaagatAAATCTATTCACCAGTggttagctaaaaaaaaaaagcataaacaacATAAGATTTAgcaaacaaagagaaaacaaaacaaaaacctaccAGCTCTACTATCGATTATTATGATCAAATCtgaattaaatcattttcaaacagtCGTTATACTTATTATGAAtttttataatataatgtaTAGTATAATTTATATTATCTCATGTAACCGTCGGGGAAACGATGTTCTGTGTAAAATTATGTCAGAGCTGAAGTTACAGTTTTCTATACCGGAGTCGCTTGTGCGCATGCGTGAAGGACATAACCTGCGCTTGCTCCACATGACCCAAACTCAAACCGGTTCTTCCCGTTCTGCAAGGTAAGACCACTGAACCAGTTTTACGTCTGCAGGTATATTCCtctaataaaaatgattgaatttaGTACACTACGTAGGCCGTGATGACATCATTATAGAGCAGTTTGTGGTTTATTACTCGGGCCAGAAAGCCGCTTCTGCTCAGATGTTTCTATTTGAGACGTTGTATAATGTATAGTTAAAGATCTGCACGCTGCAAAACCACACCAACAATAGAAATGTTCACCTAGAGCAGCTCTGATGTTCATATGAGGATAATTTTTAgataatgtttgatttttaaagctACAAGATGGACACAGTTAGTTTAGTAATGGCAGATTTTgttgaaaaccttttttaaaattgtcgtttaaaatattacataaattattttgtagaatCTATTTGTGGAAGTTTGACCACATAGGCAGATGCTCAGGGCAGAATCAAAAAGGGGGCGCACAAGTCTGCTGTGACCAAGTTTTCTTTTGGTTGTATGGACTAATGGAGAGGTGGTGCAGCCATGTTAATTATTAAGTCTAATGAGCCGCTAAAGGAATAtctaaatcataaaaaaatcaccttATCAAGGTTTCAGTCTTTATAGAGCTTAAATAAGgactaataaatatttttattgacacTTTCGACAGCAAACCGCTCTGTACAGCAGTTTTTATTGAAGGCTTTTCACACCGTTGGTTACGTAACACTAAGAACAAGATTTATCAGTGTTTCTGCAGGAAGCTCTTAAAGTTGTACTGTTAACAAttcatcactgttttttttatcgTTAAGAGCAATCCACTGATTAAAGCCTTTTTACCAtttgacattgtttttaattttccctAAATACATTTGTGTTTGAGTGGAAAAGTTCTGtcttttttagtgttttctctAGATTTTCAACTATTTGTTATAAATTTAGccttttaaaacagatttgttcAGTTGAGttgcttaaagaaaaacagaagcaaaccAATTTCCCTCATTGTTTCATTTCCCAGGTGCCTTCAGTCTTCATGCATCGCGTCTTTGTTTACGGCTCCCTAAAGAGGGGCCAACCCAATTATCCCTACATGACAGACAGCTGTTATGGAAAGACCGAGTTCCTCGGTACCGCCGTCACCGTCCAGAAGTATCCACTGGTGATCGCTACCAATTACAACATCCCCTCCCTGCTTAACCTCCCAGGCCAAGGCAACAGAGTCCATGGAGAAATCTACCAAGTGGACGGAAAGATGCTTGAATTCTTGGACAGTTTTGAAAATATCCCCACCATGTACCAGCGGACTGTAGTGGAGCTGGAAATCAAGATGGCGGACAAGGAGGAGAAGCTGTCGCCTGGAAGCATCATGGAGGCGTTTGTGTACAGCACCACCACCTACCAGCCGGACTGGCCATCACTGCCCACCTACGACAACTACGACTCCAACGGAGACCATGGGCTAAAATTCACGCTGAGGGAAGACAGAAAGTGGGCTTCAGTCGAGTGATGCTCATAACGCGATTTCCCTGAAATTACTAACACAAAACAGGCAATATTTTTCTCAGTAAAGTGCAGAAAGCCAAGAAACCAGCTGTAATCTGTCAATATTTAGACAACATACCTGCTAAGTGCAAATCAACAaaattgtttaatattaaatgatCAACAGGCTGCATTAGTGCTGCAGTTCAgtatcttttttaaatcttcttttaTTAAACCATTTTCGACAGATGCAAGAATCAGTGTACTGATCTATACAAACTGTAtctataaaaatagaaaaataactttactACTATTCCCATGAGTGAATCGGTGGCAAAAgtcttattaaaatatgtttttggtcaaatttCTAAACAGGTTCTTTCTTCGCTCCTGCAGTACCTTCTTAttccagcaggtgtcagtacAAAGCCTTCACTCTCAGCGGAGGTCAAGTCGAACTGCGTTAAATCAAGTTAAGTTAACTTTAAAGCAATTAATAAACCAGAGTGATTATGTTTCTGGGTGTGATTTTTGCTGTGAGATTACCCAGAATCCATTTTCTTCTACTGAGAAAGATGTGTGACGGGTGTCACGTGTGCGCATGCGTGAACCAATATCCTGGGGTTACTCTTGATTTGAGTCCTGGAAGGTAAGAAGACCACTGCGTCTGTTTTACGTTTACTGGGATTTTCAGTTGTTGGGGGCTCAGCAAAAACTACGGAGGCCGGGATAGTCAATAAATAGTCCAGACTATTTATTAGTCAATAAAAGCTACAGCTGCAGATCGCTGGTTTCTCTCTTATCTTCTGTcgctgctgcttttattttacgATTTGAGACGTTAAGAAATGCATAATTAAAGATCCGCTGTAATAACAGCAACATTAGAAATGCTCGGTTGTAACTGCATGGAGGAAATGTTGGATCATCCAGTGCCGACCTCGGTTCCGTGTTAGTTTGCTCCTAAAGTGTTATTCCTTTACCAACTCAGTCTAACCTGCGTTCAGTTCAgcctttgaattttgtttttttaatgcttccAAATATATCAGAGTTTACGTCCttgttcatatattttaaatgtagatgtttatgttgtgtttttgtatggAGGGCCACAAGGGACAAAATTACCTAAATACATAATGTagaatcaaataaatgtttaaagaattTGGCTGAATTTCAAGTCCCTAAATTCAAAGTgcatgattttgtgtttttgaaagctgcagtttgttcgCAGATAAGCTGTTTTCTTGTTAACCTAAATTTTTTCCTCCACCATTAGCACGTTTAGCagtaagcccctcctcctggctctgattggttgtttctggttggGTTCATTTCTTCAGATCAATTTCCGTCTCAAACTTTCAGGACATGGCgacaatttttacaaatatgtaaaaaccatAGTTTATAAaatttacatactgcagctttaagttgTACTTTTTTCTAGATAGGTAAATAATATTGATTCAATGCAGGTGAACAAACCAGAACTATACCAATAATCCTTCTTTATTTCCCAGGTGCCTTCAGTCTTCATGCATCGTGTTTTTGTTTACGGCTCCCTAAAGAGGGGCCAACCCAATTACCCCTACATGACAGACAGCTGTTATGGAAAGGCCGAGTTCCTCGGTACCGCCGTCACCGTCCAGAAGTATCCACTGGTGATCGCTACCAATTACAACATCCCCTCCCTGCTTAACCTTCCTGGACAAGGTAAGAGAGTTAATGGGGAAATCTACCAAGTGGACGGAAAGATGCTTGAATTCTTGGACAGTTTTGAAAATATCCCCACCATGTACCAGCGGACTGTAGTGGAGCTGGAAATCAAGATGGCGGACAAGGAGGAGAAGCTGTCGCCTGGAAGCATCATGGAGGCGTTTGTGTACAGCACCACCACCTACCAGCCGGACTGGCCATCACTGCCCACCTACGACAACTACGACTCCAACGGAGACCATGGGCTAAAATTCACGCTGAGGGAAGACAGGAGATAGTGATGCGGATGAGTAGCTTTTAAACCCACAGAAAGGATCAAGAGTTATAGCAAATGAGTAACAAATCAATAACTGATCAAGTTTTCTGTTCTTAATGATTTAAAACCAGATTAGAAAATTCActtattaaaatacattcaaagttTTACGCTTTTATCCGAAAATTCATGTCTGCTTTTTATACTTTGTCTTTTAATGAACAACTTTCTGGGAGACAATCAGCTGTtagcaatatttaaaaatgaaaatgttaagcTGTAATAAAAGATGAgtcttattttgtctttaattaaatgtaaagcaGCACAGCAGAGGGGGATTGTACGGCAGATATTAAAAAAGCTTCCTCTGTACTTTAactatttgagttttttattgcttattctGGTGTTCAGCGTGATTTGACTGGGCCGCTGTGTCCTGAAACACTGGATCTTTTCAGGTTGTTTCTCGGGCCCAGTGTGTTTTGTGGATCTACAACCTCATTATATGAGGTATTTTATGTTACGGGAATATAAAAGATTAATGTTGCTTCCTCTGTTGAACAAGTCGCTGCTTGTGGTGCTTTTGAATTCTTCAGTAAGTGTTCGTCTCTTCTCATGCAcaataaaagtttctttttgtttgcacaAATAAAAGTAGAGCAACaggtttttttgtctgaattacAGAGATAATCCATAGACAAAGAAGCACAAACCAGTGTGAAGAGACATGACAAGACTGAAACAGGAGTCAACTCTTAAAATGTGAGGTGCAACACAAAGTTTTCACCCAGGTTCTGGTTTTTAAttccatttaatttattagtAAAAGGGACTAAAAACATCCAGTGGCTTCTAATGAAATGTTGACTTGATAAAGGTggcaaaataaagtaaaagtgagaaaaatccTGTTAATGTTgctaaaaaaccccccaaaagaATCAACTGGAATATTTTAggatgttttgctgcttttttgtttcaaatctaCTGAAATCtcatttgcttatttcattaaattattgTGTTTAGGTTGTTGTTTATTCAGGAggtaaaatttttttaaaaagacaacagtttttgtaattctaattgaaaagaaaaatactaaaatgttttgtgatcTTTGAGTATTTTCAACTGGATACTTTGGCTCCCAAGCCGATGGAAAAAATGATTCTGCAGGATCCCCAACGCAATGCCTTGGGGAACACCGTCATGAAGGATTAAAACCTGCAATCTCTACaagtaaaatgcaaaataatctgtaatttgctttgtttatttttcatatgaACACAAACTTTTCAAAACTATTCCAGAAAGCTGGAAAAATACTGGGAAGAAAGCAATAAAGATAGGAAATCTCTGTCGGCTTTGGAAGCAGGTCTGAAGTGTTTCTTTTCAGTGAAGACAAaacgaagaagaaaa
This genomic window from Xiphophorus couchianus chromosome 24, X_couchianus-1.0, whole genome shotgun sequence contains:
- the LOC114140935 gene encoding gamma-glutamylaminecyclotransferase C-like; the encoded protein is MHRVFVYGSLKRGQPNYPYMTDSCYGKAEFLGTAVTVQKYPLVIATNYNIPSLLNLPGQGKRVNGEIYQVDGKMLEFLDSFENIPTMYQRTVVELEIKMADKEEKLSPGSIMEAFVYSTTTYQPDWPSLPTYDNYDSNGDHGLKFTLREDRR
- the LOC114140934 gene encoding gamma-glutamylaminecyclotransferase C-like isoform X2, with product MHRVFVYGSLKRGQPNYPYMTDSCYGKTEFLGTAVTVQKYPLVIATNYNIPSLLNLPGQGNRVHGEIYQVDGKMLEFLDSFENIPTMYQRTVVELEIKMADKEEKLSPGSIMEAFVYSTTTYQPDWPSLPTYDNYDSNGDHGLKFTLREDRK
- the LOC114140934 gene encoding gamma-glutamylaminecyclotransferase C-like isoform X1; translated protein: MHRVFVYGSLKRGQPNYPYMTDSCYGKTEFLGTAVTVQKYPLVIATNYNIPSLLNLPGQGNRVHGEIYQVDGKMLEFLDSFENIPTMYQRTVVELEIKMADKEEKLSPGSIMEAFVYSTTTYQPDWPSLPTYDNYDSNGDHGLKFTLREDRKWASVE